One window from the genome of Alnus glutinosa chromosome 13, dhAlnGlut1.1, whole genome shotgun sequence encodes:
- the LOC133854799 gene encoding protein P21-like — protein sequence MSLSKILFIFFSLSITLCFGLAHSARFEITNNCPFTVWAGAVPGGGKQLYQGETWNLEVNAGTKGARIWPRTGCDFDNSSNSTCQTGDCGGLLECQAYGVSPNTLAEYALNQFSNLDFFDISLVDGFNVAMEFSPTTNGCTKGIRCTGDINGQCPNELRVPGGCNNPCTVFKTNEYCCNSGSCGPTNFSKFFKEQCPGAYSYPQDDPTSTFTCPGGTNYKVVFCP from the coding sequence ATGAGTCTTTCCAAaatcctatttattttcttctccctttcCATCACTCTCTGCTTCGGTCTAGCTCATTCAGCTAGATTTGAAATAACAAACAATTGCCCGTTCACAGTTTGGGCCGGGGCTGTGCCCGGTGGTGGCAAGCAACTCTATCAAGGTGAAACATGGAACCTTGAAGTTAATGCTGGCACTAAAGGGGCTCGTATTTGGCCTCGAACAGGGTGTGATTTCGATAATTCTAGCAATAGCACTTGCCAGACAGGTGACTGTGGCGGGCTCCTCGAATGCCAAGCCTATGGTGTATCGCCGAACACCCTTGCCGAATACGCACTAAACCAATTTAGCAACTTGGACTTCTTTGATATCTCTCTTGTTGATGGGTTTAATGTTGCCATGGAATTTAGCCCCACGACTAATGGGTGCACAAAGGGTATAAGATGTACTGGTGATATCAATGGGCAGTGCCCCAATGAGTTGAGGGTTCCAGGTGGCTGTAATAATCCCTGTACTGTCTTCAAGACCAACGAATATTGCTGCAATTCCGGAAGCTGCGGACCTAcgaatttttctaaatttttcaaGGAGCAATGCCCCGGTGCTTATAGTTACCCACAGGATGACCCAACAAGCACATTCACGTGCCCTGGAGGGACTAACTACAAGGTTGTCTTCTGCCCTTGA